A genomic window from Megalobrama amblycephala isolate DHTTF-2021 linkage group LG2, ASM1881202v1, whole genome shotgun sequence includes:
- the LOC125262894 gene encoding olfactory receptor 10A2-like codes for MQNARNSAPNNSISQPEGFYIVALSSMLYNNIYVMFLTVLYVITVICNVFLITIIFYDHRLHVPKFMAVGNLALVDLVLSTSLVPGMIKTYIVLDNFVPFKLCLVQMYIYYAFLFLESFSICVLSYDRFVAICLPLRQESINTNTRMVYIIVAIWIFGLTTVLYGTSSILTLSFCGSLKLNSYFCDYTPVLRLACSDTTHQWNFATALTILFMFVPLIFIFFTYMGILIAVFRMKNNQSRYKALATCTEHLMLVAIFFIPIFIIFNLGFSGIIINPNVRTVCLSLSSLITPCVNPIIYSLKTKEVRSRIYSLLTHRQTVHPLKNT; via the coding sequence ATGCAGAATGCCAGGAATTCTGCCCCCAACAACTCCATCAGTCAGCCTGAAGGATTTTACATTGTTGCCTTGAGTTCAATGCTTTACAATAATATCTATGTCATGTTCCTCACTGTGCTTTATGTGATCACAGTCATATGCAATGTCTTTCTGATCACTATCATTTTCTATGACCACCGACTGCATGTCCCAAAGTTCATGGCTGTTGGTAATCTGGCTTTGGTTGATCTTGTTCTCAGCACTTCTCTTGTGCCTGGCATGATAAAGACTTACATTGTTCTTGACAATTTTGTGCCATTCAAACTGTGCCTTGTGCAAATGTACATTTACTATGCTTTTTTATTCCTTGAGTCATTTTCCATATGTGTTCTTTCCTATGACAGATTTGTTGCGATCTGCTTACCTTTAAGACAGGAGTCTATAAACACAAACACCAGAATGGTTTACATAATTGTTGCAATTTGGATCTTTGGTCTTACTACAGTACTCTACGGCACTTCATCCATCCTGACCCTCTCGTTTTGTGGCTCTCTTAAGCTCAACAGCTATTTTTGCGATTATACTCCTGTTTTAAGACTTGCTTGCAGCGATACGACGCACCAGTGGAATTTTGCCACTGCTTTAACTATACTCTTCATGTTTGTAcctttgatttttattttctttacttACATGGGTATATTGATCGCTGTATTTAGAATGAAGAATAATCAGAGCCGTTATAAGGCACTGGCCACGTGCACCGAACACCTCATGTTAGTGGCCATATTCTTCATTCCAATTTTTATTATCTTCAATCTTGGATTTTCTGGAATTATTATAAACCCAAATGTAAGAACGGTGTGTTTGTCTTTGTCGTCCCTCATCACACCCTGTGTGAatcccatcatttactcattgaAAACTAAAGAGGTTAGAAGCAGGATTTATTCTTTGTTAACCCACAGACAGACAGTTCAtcctttaaaaaatacataa
- the LOC125262895 gene encoding olfactory receptor 10A2-like, giving the protein MIHKPPQHYCMYLVSHPLKAKHTTIKLCPKGRTAMQNASNPAPNNSISQPAGFYIVAFSSMPYNNIYVMFLTVLYVITVICNVFLITIIFYDHRLHVPKFMAVGNLALVDLVLSTSLVPGMIKTYLVLDNFVPFKLCLVQMYTYYAFLPLESFSICILSYDRFVAICLPLRQESINTNTRMAYIIVSGWIFGLTTVLYGISSIPTLSFCGSLKVNSYFCDYAPVLRLACSDTMHQWNFATALTILFIVGPLIFIFFTYMGILIAVFRMKNNQSRYKALATCTEHLVLVAIFFIPIFIIFNLGFSGIIINPNVRTVCLSLSSLITPCVNPIIYSLKTKEVRSRIYSLLTHRLSVHPLKNT; this is encoded by the exons ATGATCCACAAACCACCACAACATTATTGCAT GTATCTGGTTTCTCATCCACTGAAAGCAAAGCACACCACAATCAAGTTGTGCCCTAAAGGAAGGACGGCCATGCAGAATGCCAGCAATCCTGCCCCCAACAACTCCATCAGTCAGCCTGCAGGATTTTACATTGTTGCCTTCAGTTCAATGCCTTACAATAATATCTATGTCATGTTCCTTACTGTGCTTTATGTGATCACAGTCATATGCAATGTCTTTCTGATCACTATCATTTTCTATGACCACCGACTGCATGTCCCAAAGTTCATGGCTGTTGGTAATCTGGCATTGGTTGATCTTGTTCTCAGCACTTCTCTTGTGCCTGGCATGATAAAGACTTACCTTGTTCTTGACAATTTTGTGCCATTCAAACTGTGCCTTGTGCAAATGTACACTTACTATGCTTTTTTACCCCTTGAGTCATTTTCCATATGCATACTCTCTTACGACAGATTCGTTGCGATCTGCTTACCTTTAAGACAGGAGTCTATAAACACAAACACCAGAATGGCTTACATAATAGTTTCAGGTTGGATCTTTGGTCTTACTACAGtactctatggcatttcatccATCCCGACCCTCTCATTTTGTGGCTCTCTTAAGGTCAACAGCTATTTTTGTGATTATGCTCCTGTTTTAAGACTTGCTTGCAGCGATACGATGCACCAGTGGAATTTTGCCACTGCTTTAACTATACTCTTCATTGTTGGAcctttgatttttattttctttacttACATGGGTATATTGATCGCTGTATTTAGAATGAAGAATAATCAGAGCCGTTATAAGGCACTGGCCACGTGCACCGAACACCTCGTGTTAGTGGCCATATTCTTCATTCCAATTTTTATTATCTTCAATCTTGGATTTTCTGGAATTATTATAAACCCAAATGTAAGAACAGTGTGCTTGTCTTTGTCGTCCCTCATCACACCCTGTGTGAatcccatcatttactcattgaAAACTAAAGAGGTTAGAAGCAGGATTTATTCTTTGTTAACCCACAGACTGTCTGTTCAtcctttaaaaaatacataa